Proteins encoded together in one Lathyrus oleraceus cultivar Zhongwan6 chromosome 5, CAAS_Psat_ZW6_1.0, whole genome shotgun sequence window:
- the LOC127086494 gene encoding F-box/FBD/LRR-repeat protein At3g14710 isoform X2 codes for MDSSPIDAFGRRKHKLSKRQKSNKEGQDLTSNLPNHVIGHILSFLPTKEAIHTSVLSKRWLYLGTFITGLNFDDRDFYYSSCTIRKKSFIDFVDRALLHWNSGGFQSVSLALLETYDSSCIKKWISVVLNLRIKKLCVNLQNELAVSSDAFFKCRFLEELILNRFAITVSSFVCLSSLSSLTILKLCRTKISCDSSNESETLTLNFPALRKYETLDCTWSGVKSVTLQVPLLEVVSIKYTSVSRDSHVEIKFYASRLTKFCYSGFVLDTILLDTDSLASADISLYNNEKSLQEIGMFVSKLLSIYPESLKLCVCIKQFVLAGSKHHFTDIPPFGMLSYLELNFVGCEYLLSILLKTPCLKTLVLKVIYFDGMLMDFATVPHCLLHTLKVLKFKKSVGHVRGLSIAKYILENGQVLERINFCLCSKEAQEKVLSFKKSSTSVILEFSTEL; via the exons ATGGACTCTAGTCCCATTGACGCGTTTGGTAGACGTAAGCATAAGCTTTCTAAGAGGCAAAAATCCAACAAGGAGGGTCAGGACTTGACAAGCAACCTACCTAACCACGTTATTGGCCACATTCTTTCTTTTCTTCCGACTAAGGAAGCAATTCATACCAGTGTTTTATCAAAGAGGTGGTTATATCTCGGAACATTTATCACTGGACTAAATTTTGATGACAGAGACTTTTATTATTCTTCCTGCACGATAAGGAAAAAAAGCTTTATAGACTTTGTAGATAGGGCACTGCTTCATTGGAATAGTGGCGGCTTCCAAAGTGTTTCTCTTGCATTGTTAGAGACGTATGATTCTTCTTGTATTAAGAAGTGGATATCAGTGGTTTTAAATTTGAGAATCAAAAAGCTTTGTGTCAATCTGCAGAATGAACTCGCAGTTTCCTCTGATGCCTTTTTTAAATGTCGGTTCTTAGAGGAATTGATACTGAATAGGTTTGCCATCACAGTTTCTTCCTTTGTTTGTCTGTCATCCCTATCATCCCTAACGATCCTGAAGTTGTGTAGAACTAAAATTAGTTGTGACTCCTCTAATGAGTCCGAAACGTTGACACTTAATTTCCCAGCTCTCAGAAAGTATGAGACATTAGATTGCACTTGGTCTGGTGTGAAGAGTGTCACTTTACAAGTCCCTCTACTTGAAGTGGTTTCAATAAAGTATACTTCTGTCTCTCGTGATTCGCATGTTGAAATTAAGTTTTATGCTTCGCGGCTTACAAAATTTTGTTATTCTGGTTTTGTATTGGATACCATTTTGTTAGACACAGACAGTTTAGCATCTGCTGATATTAGTCTATATAATAATGAGAAGAGTTTACAAGAAATTGGGATGTTTGTTAGTAAACTTCTCAGTATTTATCCAGAAAGTCTAAAGCTGTGTGTTTGCATTAAGCAG TTCGTCCTTGCAGGATCGAAACATCATTTTACAGATATTCCTCCATTTGGAATGTTGAGTTATCTAGAACTAAACTTTGTTGGCTGCGAATATTTGTTAAGCATACTTCTAAAGACACCCTGTCTGAAGACTCTAGTTTTAAAG GTGATATATTTTGATGGAATGCTGATGGATTTTGCAACTGTGCCTCATTGTTTGCTACATACTCTTAAAGTGCTGAAGTTTAAGAAATCTGTTGGTCATGTGCGTGGGTTAAGTATTGCCAAATATATTTTAGAAAATGGTCAGGTATTGGAGAGGATTAATTTTTGCCTCTGTTCCAAGGAAGCTCAAGAGAAGGTACTTTCATTTAAGAAATCTTCTACTTCAGTGATTTTAGAATTTTCAACTGAGCTGTAA
- the LOC127086494 gene encoding F-box/FBD/LRR-repeat protein At3g14710 isoform X1, protein MDSSPIDAFGRRKHKLSKRQKSNKEGQDLTSNLPNHVIGHILSFLPTKEAIHTSVLSKRWLYLGTFITGLNFDDRDFYYSSCTIRKKSFIDFVDRALLHWNSGGFQSVSLALLETYDSSCIKKWISVVLNLRIKKLCVNLQNELAVSSDAFFKCRFLEELILNRFAITVSSFVCLSSLSSLTILKLCRTKISCDSSNESETLTLNFPALRKYETLDCTWSGVKSVTLQVPLLEVVSIKYTSVSRDSHVEIKFYASRLTKFCYSGFVLDTILLDTDSLASADISLYNNEKSLQEIGMFVSKLLSIYPESLKLCVCIKQFVLAGSKHHFTDIPPFGMLSYLELNFVGCEYLLSILLKTPCLKTLVLKVIYFDGMLMDFATVPHCLLHTLKVLKFKKSVGHVRGLSIAKYILENGQVLERINFCLCSKEAQEKVLSFKKCSTSVILEFSTEL, encoded by the exons ATGGACTCTAGTCCCATTGACGCGTTTGGTAGACGTAAGCATAAGCTTTCTAAGAGGCAAAAATCCAACAAGGAGGGTCAGGACTTGACAAGCAACCTACCTAACCACGTTATTGGCCACATTCTTTCTTTTCTTCCGACTAAGGAAGCAATTCATACCAGTGTTTTATCAAAGAGGTGGTTATATCTCGGAACATTTATCACTGGACTAAATTTTGATGACAGAGACTTTTATTATTCTTCCTGCACGATAAGGAAAAAAAGCTTTATAGACTTTGTAGATAGGGCACTGCTTCATTGGAATAGTGGCGGCTTCCAAAGTGTTTCTCTTGCATTGTTAGAGACGTATGATTCTTCTTGTATTAAGAAGTGGATATCAGTGGTTTTAAATTTGAGAATCAAAAAGCTTTGTGTCAATCTGCAGAATGAACTCGCAGTTTCCTCTGATGCCTTTTTTAAATGTCGGTTCTTAGAGGAATTGATACTGAATAGGTTTGCCATCACAGTTTCTTCCTTTGTTTGTCTGTCATCCCTATCATCCCTAACGATCCTGAAGTTGTGTAGAACTAAAATTAGTTGTGACTCCTCTAATGAGTCCGAAACGTTGACACTTAATTTCCCAGCTCTCAGAAAGTATGAGACATTAGATTGCACTTGGTCTGGTGTGAAGAGTGTCACTTTACAAGTCCCTCTACTTGAAGTGGTTTCAATAAAGTATACTTCTGTCTCTCGTGATTCGCATGTTGAAATTAAGTTTTATGCTTCGCGGCTTACAAAATTTTGTTATTCTGGTTTTGTATTGGATACCATTTTGTTAGACACAGACAGTTTAGCATCTGCTGATATTAGTCTATATAATAATGAGAAGAGTTTACAAGAAATTGGGATGTTTGTTAGTAAACTTCTCAGTATTTATCCAGAAAGTCTAAAGCTGTGTGTTTGCATTAAGCAG TTCGTCCTTGCAGGATCGAAACATCATTTTACAGATATTCCTCCATTTGGAATGTTGAGTTATCTAGAACTAAACTTTGTTGGCTGCGAATATTTGTTAAGCATACTTCTAAAGACACCCTGTCTGAAGACTCTAGTTTTAAAG GTGATATATTTTGATGGAATGCTGATGGATTTTGCAACTGTGCCTCATTGTTTGCTACATACTCTTAAAGTGCTGAAGTTTAAGAAATCTGTTGGTCATGTGCGTGGGTTAAGTATTGCCAAATATATTTTAGAAAATGGTCAGGTATTGGAGAGGATTAATTTTTGCCTCTGTTCCAAGGAAGCTCAAGAGAAG